Part of the Cryptococcus neoformans var. grubii H99 chromosome 2, complete sequence genome is shown below.
GGCATTCTGGTGCATCTTGACTACCTTTCCGTCGTGATTATctacaaaaaaaaaacggAACCACCCCAGAGGAAGGATGGCACGATCTACACTCTCCACTAATCTAATCGCTCTGCTGCTTACTCCCTTACTCTTGCATCGTCACGTCCTCCGCCGGGGGCTGTCCCTCTTGCTGCCCCGCCCCAGGCTCATTCTGGCCCTCAGCTGAAGCCTCTGCTTGAGCTTCGCCTTCAGCCTCTGGCCCCTCCTCTGGCTCCCCCctactcctcctccatcctctcaaaATCCCTTCTACGCCTTCATTCTCCCACGCCCTAAATCCACCTCTCTGCGCCGCTGCTGATTTGCTCACATCCTCCACTCCTTGTCCCTCGGCAGGGCCGATAATGGCTATAGAAGTGTTcaaagaggagagatgTTTGTCCTGTTGGAGGGTATCGTGCAAAGCCGAAAGACCATGGTTAATCAACTCTTCAAGTGAGGCGGCGGGGAAGAGATGACAGTTTTTTTCAAGGTATGTCTTTGCCGATTGGGAGCGGGCACCGATGGAGTGGGCATAGTATTCAAAAGCCGTGCCGGCTGGGGAGAATTCAAAGAGGTGAGGGCCGGTTTCCTATTGTGACATGAGATGTGTGTGTTAGCTCGAGATCCGAAGAGGAATAAATAGCAAGAACcagagagagagagagaggaagggt
Proteins encoded:
- a CDS encoding 20S proteasome subunit alpha 6 yields the protein MFRNSYDSDNTTFSPQGKLFQVEYALEAVKQGSAAIGLRSNTHAVLLTLKRSTGELATYQKKLIRIDDHIGVAIAGLTSDARVLSNYMRQKAMQSRMTYGRATPVARLVQSIADRAQTNTQEYGRRPYGVGFLVIGKDETGPHLFEFSPAGTAFEYYAHSIGARSQSAKTYLEKNCHLFPAASLEELINHGLSALHDTLQQDKHLSSLNTSIAIIGPAEGQGVEDVSKSAAAQRGGFRAWENEGVEGILRGWRRSRGEPEEGPEAEGEAQAEASAEGQNEPGAGQQEGQPPAEDVTMQE